The genomic interval ATATAATTGTTAATATAGATAAAATGTCAAACAATGCAGCTAATAGTATATTAAAATTTATTGAAGAACCACAAGAAGAAACGTATACGATATTAATTACAGATAATATACATCAAATATTACCGACGATTATTTCTAGATGTCAAGTGATTAATTTTCAACCCATCCCTAAAAAAGAAATTATCAATTATTTGATACAGCATAAAATTGATCCTTATATCGCTTCGATTTGTGCACATCTAACAAATGATTTAGAAGAAGCTTTAATAATAGCGAGTGATGATAATATTAATCATGTGATTGATTTAGTTAAAACAATTGGACAAGCGATTTTAACTAAAAAAGAAAACTTAATTGTGATTGCTGAGAATAGTCAAATTGATTTAAGTAAAAATAAAAAGAGTTTAGAATATTTCTTGGATATATTGCTAATGTATATGCGTGATATAAAAAATGTCGATAATGATAATGATAATGTCATATTTATTCATGAATTAGACTTTATGAAAAACCATATAAACCGTTTAACATCAGATAAGATAATTTATAATATAAATGAAATATTAAAATCGAAAATAAGTTTAGAATATAATGCCAATACTGTTTTACTTATAGATCATTTATTAATTAACCTTATGTAAAGGAGGAATATCGTTGAGTAAGAATAAAAATAAAAAGAAAAATTATTATAAAAATCATAAAAAAATAAAAGAGGAAAAAGAAGTTAATAATGTTGATTCATCAGAAAGTATAAATGATGAAGTAGAAAATAAACCAATAAACGAAGATTTGTTTATTTATGAAGAAAAAGAAGAATATAAAGTAATCGCTGTTAGATTTAAAAATGTTGGTAAGAAATATTTCTTTGATCCACGAGATATTGATTTAAAAGTAAATGATAAAGTATTAGTTGAAACAATAAGAGGAATTGAGTTTGGCGAAGTTGTTTCAGATATTAAACTAGTAACTA from Mycoplasmatota bacterium carries:
- the holB gene encoding DNA polymerase III subunit delta', whose product is MSLEACINIQPKVIKMLMNSYKKNRLSHAYLFEGEKGTKKKEIALEFAKLLYCEETGNVCDRCINCLRIEHNNHPNVLIIEPENNTIKKEQVLYLQQEYSKTNLEPGPKIYIIVNIDKMSNNAANSILKFIEEPQEETYTILITDNIHQILPTIISRCQVINFQPIPKKEIINYLIQHKIDPYIASICAHLTNDLEEALIIASDDNINHVIDLVKTIGQAILTKKENLIVIAENSQIDLSKNKKSLEYFLDILLMYMRDIKNVDNDNDNVIFIHELDFMKNHINRLTSDKIIYNINEILKSKISLEYNANTVLLIDHLLINLM